Proteins encoded together in one Helicobacter pylori window:
- a CDS encoding 50S ribosomal protein L6 translates to MSRIGKRIIEIPSSVQASVEGSKLLFKNSKEKHELETHNRVKITLENNQLSFQPVGEDAQSRAYWGTYGALANNIVIGLSTGFSKTLEVNGVGYKVALGNKTLDLSLGFSHPVKYPIPAGIEMVVEKNTITIKGSDKQKVGQVAAEIRSFRPPEPYKGKGVKYSNEVIIRKAGKTAKK, encoded by the coding sequence ATGTCAAGAATTGGGAAAAGAATCATTGAAATTCCAAGCTCTGTGCAAGCGAGCGTTGAAGGGAGCAAGCTTCTTTTTAAAAACAGCAAAGAAAAGCATGAGTTAGAAACTCACAACCGAGTGAAAATCACGCTTGAAAACAACCAATTGAGTTTCCAGCCTGTGGGCGAAGACGCGCAGTCTAGGGCTTATTGGGGGACTTATGGGGCGTTAGCCAACAACATTGTAATAGGCTTAAGCACCGGCTTTAGTAAGACTTTAGAAGTCAATGGCGTGGGCTATAAGGTGGCTTTGGGCAATAAAACTTTGGATTTGAGTTTGGGTTTTAGCCACCCAGTGAAATACCCCATTCCAGCAGGGATTGAAATGGTGGTGGAAAAAAACACGATTACTATCAAAGGGAGCGATAAGCAAAAAGTAGGGCAAGTCGCCGCTGAAATCAGGAGCTTCAGACCCCCAGAGCCATACAAGGGTAAGGGCGTGAAATACAGCAATGAAGTCATTATTAGAAAAGCTGGTAAGACAGCTAAAAAATAA
- a CDS encoding 30S ribosomal protein S8 — translation MVNDIIADSLTRLRNASMRRLEFTQLYYAKIVVSILEIFKEKGFIKDFNVKDKDKKQSVYVQLAYDEKGHSKISEVKRLSKPGRRVYKQKNELKRFKNGYGVIVVSTSKGVITNEEAYRQNVGGEVLCSIW, via the coding sequence ATGGTAAATGATATAATTGCAGATTCATTAACTCGTTTGAGAAACGCTTCTATGCGCCGCTTAGAATTCACACAGCTTTATTACGCAAAGATCGTGGTTTCTATTTTAGAGATTTTTAAAGAAAAGGGTTTCATTAAAGATTTCAATGTCAAAGATAAAGACAAGAAACAATCGGTTTATGTGCAGTTGGCTTATGATGAAAAAGGGCATTCAAAAATCAGCGAAGTGAAGCGTCTAAGCAAGCCCGGTCGTCGTGTGTATAAGCAAAAAAACGAGTTGAAGCGCTTTAAAAATGGCTATGGCGTGATTGTGGTAAGCACTTCTAAGGGTGTGATCACTAACGAAGAAGCTTACAGACAGAATGTCGGTGGCGAAGTGCTTTGCAGTATTTGGTAA
- a CDS encoding 30S ribosomal protein S14 type Z, whose protein sequence is MAKKSMIAKAQRKPKFQVRAYTRCRICGRPHSVYRDFGLCRVCLRKMGSEGLIPGLRKASW, encoded by the coding sequence ATGGCTAAAAAATCAATGATAGCAAAGGCTCAAAGGAAACCAAAATTCCAAGTAAGGGCTTATACGAGATGCCGCATTTGTGGGAGACCTCATTCGGTTTATAGGGATTTTGGGCTTTGTAGGGTGTGCCTAAGAAAAATGGGCAGTGAGGGACTCATCCCAGGCTTGAGAAAAGCCAGTTGGTAA
- a CDS encoding 50S ribosomal protein L5 has product MFGLKQFYQNEVRTKLAQELDIKNPMLLPKLEKIVISVGAGAHAKDMKIMQNIAQTISLIAGQKAVITKAKKSVAGFKIREGMAVGAKVTLRNKRMYNFLEKLIVISLPRVKDFRGISRNGFDGRGNYTFGINEQLIFPEVVYDDIMVSHGMNITMVTSTDNDKEAFKLLELLGLPFAKVR; this is encoded by the coding sequence ATGTTTGGTTTGAAACAATTTTATCAAAATGAAGTGAGAACAAAACTCGCTCAAGAATTAGACATCAAAAACCCCATGCTTTTACCCAAGCTAGAAAAAATCGTTATCAGCGTGGGCGCTGGAGCGCATGCAAAAGACATGAAAATCATGCAAAATATCGCACAAACGATTTCTTTGATTGCAGGGCAAAAAGCCGTTATCACTAAAGCGAAAAAATCCGTTGCGGGTTTTAAGATCAGAGAAGGCATGGCGGTAGGGGCGAAAGTTACCTTAAGGAATAAACGCATGTATAATTTCTTAGAAAAGCTGATTGTGATTTCGTTACCCAGAGTGAAAGACTTTAGAGGGATCTCACGGAATGGCTTTGATGGGCGTGGGAATTACACCTTTGGGATCAATGAGCAGTTGATTTTCCCGGAAGTGGTTTATGATGATATTATGGTCAGTCATGGCATGAACATCACTATGGTAACTTCTACGGACAACGATAAAGAAGCGTTCAAGTTGTTAGAATTGCTTGGATTGCCTTTTGCAAAAGTGAGATAA
- a CDS encoding 50S ribosomal protein L24: MKSEIKKNDMVKVIAGDDKGKVAKVLAVLPKTSQVVVEGCKVVKKAIKPTDDNPKGGFIHKEKPMHISNVKKA; this comes from the coding sequence ATGAAAAGTGAAATCAAAAAAAATGACATGGTGAAAGTCATTGCAGGAGACGATAAGGGTAAGGTCGCTAAGGTTTTAGCGGTGTTGCCTAAGACTTCTCAAGTGGTTGTTGAAGGGTGTAAAGTGGTGAAAAAAGCGATTAAACCTACTGATGATAACCCTAAAGGGGGCTTTATCCATAAAGAAAAGCCCATGCACATTTCCAATGTGAAGAAAGCCTAA
- a CDS encoding 50S ribosomal protein L14 has protein sequence MIQSFTRLNVADNSGAKEIMCIKVLGGSHKRYASVGSVIVASVKKAIPNGKVKRGQVVKAVVVRTKKEIQRKNGSLVRFDDNAAVILDAKKDPVGTRIFGPVSREVRYANFMKIISLAPEVV, from the coding sequence ATGATACAGAGTTTTACAAGATTGAATGTCGCTGACAATAGCGGCGCTAAAGAAATCATGTGCATTAAGGTGTTAGGAGGCAGCCACAAACGCTATGCGAGCGTGGGTAGCGTGATCGTGGCTTCTGTGAAAAAAGCTATCCCTAATGGCAAGGTGAAACGCGGTCAAGTCGTCAAAGCCGTTGTGGTGAGAACGAAAAAAGAAATCCAAAGGAAAAATGGTTCTTTGGTGCGTTTTGATGACAATGCAGCGGTGATTTTGGACGCTAAAAAAGATCCTGTTGGCACAAGGATTTTTGGGCCAGTGAGCCGAGAAGTGCGTTACGCTAATTTCATGAAAATTATTTCTCTAGCGCCGGAGGTTGTATAA
- the rpsQ gene encoding 30S ribosomal protein S17: MNTKEPHKRLVQGKVISKFAEKSAVILVERKVVHEKYRKIVKKFKKYTIHDENNQVKVGDFVSAIECRPFSKTKSFTLKEILVVGV; the protein is encoded by the coding sequence ATGAATACAAAAGAGCCGCATAAAAGGCTGGTGCAAGGCAAGGTTATCAGCAAGTTTGCTGAAAAAAGTGCTGTGATTCTTGTGGAAAGAAAAGTGGTGCATGAAAAATACAGAAAGATTGTTAAAAAGTTCAAAAAATACACCATCCATGATGAAAACAATCAGGTGAAAGTAGGGGATTTTGTGAGCGCGATTGAGTGCAGACCGTTTTCTAAAACCAAGTCCTTCACGCTTAAAGAAATTTTAGTAGTGGGAGTATAA
- a CDS encoding 50S ribosomal protein L29 encodes MKYTELKDKSIKELEELLHAKKAELFELRVKLKTMQLSNPNEIKKARRNIARINTAINAYYSSSVE; translated from the coding sequence ATGAAATATACTGAATTGAAAGATAAGAGTATCAAGGAATTAGAAGAGTTGTTGCATGCTAAAAAGGCGGAGCTTTTTGAGTTGCGCGTTAAGTTAAAGACCATGCAATTGAGTAATCCTAACGAGATTAAGAAAGCCAGAAGAAATATCGCTCGCATTAACACGGCCATTAATGCGTATTATTCTTCTAGCGTTGAGTAA
- a CDS encoding 50S ribosomal protein L16 — protein MLMPKRTKYRKQMKGRNRGKAHRGNSIAFGDIAIKAIEHGRIDSRQIESARVAMTRHIKRAGKVWIRVFPDKPLTAKPLETRMGKGKGSVEKWVMNIKPGRIVYEMLGIEEGLAREALALAQSKLPFKTKIVTCESENEIY, from the coding sequence ATGTTAATGCCAAAAAGAACAAAATACAGAAAGCAAATGAAAGGGCGCAATCGTGGGAAAGCCCATCGTGGTAACTCTATTGCGTTTGGGGATATTGCGATTAAAGCCATAGAGCATGGGAGGATTGATTCGCGCCAGATTGAATCCGCAAGGGTGGCTATGACAAGGCATATTAAAAGAGCGGGTAAGGTGTGGATTAGAGTGTTTCCTGATAAGCCTTTGACCGCCAAACCTTTAGAAACGAGGATGGGTAAAGGTAAAGGCTCTGTGGAAAAATGGGTGATGAATATCAAGCCGGGCAGGATCGTTTATGAAATGCTAGGCATTGAAGAAGGATTAGCGAGAGAAGCTTTAGCGTTAGCTCAGAGCAAACTTCCTTTTAAAACCAAAATTGTAACTTGTGAGAGCGAAAATGAAATATACTGA
- the rpsC gene encoding 30S ribosomal protein S3, giving the protein MGQKVNPVGLRLGINRNWTSRWFPSTRTAPSNIDEDNKIRKFLKKELYYAGVSEIVIERAAKKLRVTVVAARPGLIIGKKGVDIEKVKEGLKTLIKKEVSINIKEVKRPQADAQLAAENVATQLEKRVAFRRAMKKVMQAALKSGAKGIKVRVSGRLAGAEIARTEWYMEGRVPLHTLRAKIDYGFAEAMTVYGIIGVKVWIFKGEVLQKGIQFEKKEEAKEEREPRRSRRGRQ; this is encoded by the coding sequence ATGGGACAAAAAGTTAATCCGGTAGGTTTAAGATTAGGTATTAATAGGAATTGGACTTCCAGATGGTTCCCTAGCACTCGCACTGCTCCAAGCAATATTGATGAAGACAATAAGATTAGGAAATTCCTTAAAAAAGAGCTTTATTATGCCGGCGTGAGCGAGATTGTGATTGAAAGAGCGGCTAAAAAACTGCGCGTTACGGTCGTAGCGGCTCGCCCAGGGCTTATCATTGGTAAAAAAGGCGTGGATATTGAAAAAGTCAAAGAAGGCCTAAAAACGCTCATCAAAAAAGAAGTCTCCATTAATATTAAAGAAGTCAAACGCCCCCAAGCTGACGCCCAATTAGCCGCAGAAAATGTAGCCACCCAATTAGAAAAAAGGGTCGCTTTCCGTCGCGCGATGAAAAAGGTCATGCAAGCGGCGTTAAAATCCGGCGCTAAAGGAATCAAGGTGCGCGTTTCTGGCCGTTTAGCAGGGGCTGAAATCGCTCGCACCGAATGGTATATGGAAGGGCGCGTGCCTTTACACACTTTAAGGGCTAAGATTGATTATGGCTTTGCTGAAGCGATGACGGTATATGGTATTATTGGCGTGAAAGTGTGGATTTTCAAAGGGGAAGTTTTGCAAAAAGGCATCCAATTTGAGAAAAAAGAAGAGGCTAAAGAAGAAAGAGAGCCTAGAAGAAGCAGAAGAGGGAGACAATAA
- the rplV gene encoding 50S ribosomal protein L22, producing the protein MSKALLRFVRLSPTKARLIARQIQGMNAELAIASLEFTPNKAARVLSKVVASAVANGSLDAKSTLIVSCRVDAGPVLRRSIPRAKGRATAIRKPTSHVFVEVAEGKEMKSSKSHKKNQAEGK; encoded by the coding sequence ATGAGTAAAGCGTTATTAAGATTTGTGCGGTTATCTCCTACTAAAGCCAGATTGATTGCAAGACAGATTCAAGGCATGAACGCTGAATTAGCGATCGCTAGTTTGGAATTTACGCCCAATAAAGCGGCCAGAGTGCTTTCAAAAGTGGTGGCTTCTGCGGTCGCTAACGGCTCTTTAGACGCCAAGAGCACTCTGATTGTTTCTTGCAGAGTGGATGCTGGCCCTGTGCTTAGGCGCTCCATTCCAAGGGCTAAAGGCAGAGCCACAGCCATTAGAAAGCCAACATCTCATGTATTCGTAGAAGTAGCAGAAGGGAAAGAAATGAAATCTTCTAAAAGCCATAAAAAAAATCAAGCAGAAGGTAAGTAG
- the rpsS gene encoding 30S ribosomal protein S19: MSRSIKKGPFIDDHLMKKTLKAKEGKDNRPIKTWSRRSTILPEMIGFTYNVHNGRVFVPVYITENHVGYKLGEFAPTRTFKGHKGSVQKKIGK; this comes from the coding sequence ATGTCTAGGTCAATTAAAAAGGGTCCTTTTATAGACGACCACTTGATGAAAAAAACGCTCAAGGCAAAAGAGGGTAAGGATAACCGCCCGATTAAAACATGGTCTAGAAGAAGCACCATTTTGCCTGAAATGATTGGTTTTACTTATAATGTGCATAACGGAAGGGTTTTTGTCCCTGTGTATATCACAGAAAACCATGTGGGTTATAAGTTGGGGGAATTCGCTCCTACAAGAACTTTTAAAGGGCACAAAGGCAGTGTCCAAAAAAAGATTGGCAAGTAA
- the rplB gene encoding 50S ribosomal protein L2, with protein MAIKTYKPYTPSRRFMSVLDSKDITAKSSVKGLLTKLKATAGRNNNGRITSRHKERGAKKLYRIIDFKRNKYNIEGKVVAIEYDPYRNARIALVVYPDGDKRYILQPSGLKVGDSVIAAEGGLDIKVGFAMKLKNIPIGTVVHNIEMHPGAGGQLARSAGMSAQIMGRENKYTILRMPSSEMRYILSECMASVGVVGNEDFINVSIGKAGRNRHRGIRPQTRGSAMNPVDHPHGGGEGKTGTSGHPVSPWGTPAKGYKTRKKKASDKLIISRKKHK; from the coding sequence ATGGCGATTAAAACTTATAAGCCCTACACCCCAAGCAGACGCTTCATGTCGGTGTTGGACTCTAAAGACATTACCGCAAAAAGCAGTGTCAAAGGCTTACTCACTAAGCTTAAAGCGACAGCAGGGAGGAACAATAACGGGCGAATCACTAGCCGCCACAAAGAGAGAGGGGCTAAAAAACTCTACCGCATTATTGATTTCAAGCGCAACAAATACAACATTGAAGGGAAAGTAGTTGCGATTGAGTATGATCCTTACAGAAACGCGCGCATCGCTCTTGTAGTCTATCCTGATGGGGACAAACGCTATATTTTACAGCCAAGCGGTTTGAAAGTGGGCGATAGCGTTATCGCTGCTGAAGGCGGTTTGGATATTAAAGTGGGCTTTGCGATGAAGTTAAAAAATATCCCCATAGGAACGGTGGTGCATAACATTGAAATGCATCCAGGGGCTGGTGGGCAATTAGCCAGAAGTGCAGGAATGAGCGCTCAAATCATGGGTAGGGAAAATAAATACACCATTCTTAGGATGCCAAGCTCTGAAATGCGCTACATTCTAAGCGAATGCATGGCGAGTGTTGGCGTGGTAGGGAATGAGGATTTTATCAATGTCTCTATCGGTAAGGCAGGGCGTAACCGCCATAGAGGGATTCGCCCACAAACTCGTGGTAGCGCGATGAACCCAGTGGATCACCCGCATGGTGGGGGTGAGGGTAAAACAGGGACAAGCGGTCATCCTGTATCGCCTTGGGGCACTCCAGCTAAGGGCTATAAAACTAGAAAGAAAAAAGCTAGCGACAAGCTCATCATTTCCAGAAAGAAACATAAATAA
- a CDS encoding 50S ribosomal protein L23 produces the protein MADIMDIKSILYTEKSLGLQEKGVLVVQTAQNVTKNQLKEVFKTYFGFEPLKINSLKQEGKVKRFRGKLGQRKSFKKFYVKVPEGASIAALGA, from the coding sequence ATGGCAGACATCATGGATATAAAGTCAATTCTTTACACTGAAAAGTCATTAGGATTGCAAGAAAAAGGTGTTTTAGTGGTCCAAACGGCTCAAAATGTAACCAAAAACCAGCTCAAAGAAGTGTTTAAAACTTACTTTGGCTTTGAGCCTTTGAAAATCAATTCTTTGAAACAAGAAGGTAAGGTGAAACGCTTTAGAGGGAAGCTTGGACAAAGAAAGTCGTTTAAGAAATTTTATGTGAAAGTTCCAGAGGGCGCTAGCATTGCCGCCCTTGGCGCGTAG
- a CDS encoding 50S ribosomal protein L4, giving the protein MSKAIVLDSHLKEKGSVELPKRYEGINSHNLYLYVKHYLSSARANTAKSKNRAEVSGGGRKPWAQKGGGRARAGSITSPVFVGGGVSHGATNKRNYNLKINKKQKRLALEYALEEKAQANKLFVVEKIAIKGVVEDNKRKHLTKEANQMFQALEQRDTLFVCMNMDEYTELAFSNLKKCLIVDVSELNAYLLAAFSSVVMEEAAFQHAVQDKTEE; this is encoded by the coding sequence ATGAGTAAGGCCATCGTTTTAGACAGCCATTTGAAAGAAAAGGGTAGCGTGGAGTTACCTAAAAGATATGAGGGCATCAACAGCCATAACCTCTATCTTTACGTGAAACATTATTTATCTTCTGCGCGCGCTAATACCGCTAAAAGTAAAAACCGTGCTGAAGTGAGCGGGGGCGGTAGGAAGCCTTGGGCGCAAAAAGGGGGCGGGAGAGCCAGAGCAGGGAGCATCACTTCGCCTGTGTTTGTGGGTGGGGGTGTCTCTCATGGGGCTACAAATAAGCGCAATTACAATCTTAAAATCAACAAAAAACAAAAACGCTTGGCTTTAGAATACGCTTTAGAAGAAAAAGCGCAAGCGAATAAGCTTTTTGTGGTGGAAAAAATTGCTATAAAGGGTGTGGTTGAAGACAATAAAAGAAAGCATTTGACTAAAGAAGCCAACCAAATGTTCCAGGCTTTAGAGCAACGAGACACTTTGTTTGTGTGCATGAACATGGACGAATACACCGAGTTAGCCTTTAGTAACCTTAAAAAATGCCTTATTGTTGATGTGAGCGAGTTAAACGCTTATCTTTTAGCGGCGTTTAGCTCTGTCGTGATGGAAGAAGCGGCGTTTCAGCATGCGGTGCAAGATAAGACAGAGGAGTAA
- a CDS encoding 50S ribosomal protein L3 gives MEFLVQKIGMSRTIDANSTPVTLLKVLQAKVCQLENGKALVAYAMHKKHNKAIEGQQKKYQLSKEFNRFATLKASQQQELGDLDLSALETLKRVKASFKTKGRGFAGVMKRWNFQGGPAAHGSRFHRRPGSIGNREWPGRVQKGRKMAGHYGNELVTCQNEVLSFDKESMVLVLKGSVAGFSGAYGRIRAV, from the coding sequence ATGGAATTTTTAGTTCAAAAGATAGGCATGAGCCGCACCATTGACGCTAACAGCACGCCTGTAACCTTGCTTAAAGTCTTGCAAGCGAAAGTGTGCCAGCTAGAAAACGGGAAAGCTTTAGTGGCCTATGCGATGCATAAAAAACACAATAAGGCGATTGAAGGCCAGCAAAAGAAATACCAGCTCAGCAAAGAGTTTAACCGCTTCGCCACCTTAAAAGCTTCCCAACAACAAGAGTTGGGCGATTTGGATTTGAGCGCTTTAGAAACGCTTAAAAGGGTTAAAGCGAGCTTTAAAACGAAAGGAAGAGGCTTTGCGGGGGTGATGAAGCGTTGGAATTTCCAAGGCGGGCCTGCAGCGCATGGGAGCCGTTTCCACCGCCGCCCTGGTTCTATTGGTAACCGAGAATGGCCAGGAAGAGTGCAAAAGGGTAGGAAAATGGCAGGGCATTATGGCAATGAGCTAGTTACTTGCCAAAACGAGGTGCTCTCTTTTGATAAAGAAAGTATGGTGTTAGTGCTAAAGGGTTCAGTGGCCGGCTTTTCTGGGGCTTATGGACGCATCAGAGCGGTATAA